A genomic segment from Alteribacillus bidgolensis encodes:
- a CDS encoding BofC N-terminal domain-containing protein, protein MLISVTRYVVTIFLTGTILFSPQAEAEMDNYHPRYPAIYEVILEKETSNGLVVTEKKYETVWAVEDFWSKYQNWELIDQKQDQIILRKPYEKH, encoded by the coding sequence ATGTTAATATCAGTAACTCGATATGTTGTAACTATTTTTTTGACTGGAACAATTCTTTTTTCACCTCAAGCAGAAGCGGAAATGGATAATTACCATCCTCGTTATCCTGCCATCTATGAAGTGATATTAGAAAAAGAAACATCAAATGGTTTGGTTGTAACAGAAAAAAAATATGAGACGGTGTGGGCAGTAGAAGATTTTTGGAGTAAGTATCAAAATTGGGAATTAATTGATCAAAAACAAGACCAAATAATTTTAAGAAAACCATATGAAAAGCATTAA
- the ruvA gene encoding Holliday junction branch migration protein RuvA, producing the protein MYEFLRGSVVHTERETITLEVNNIGYLIYCANPFVFDKKGQEIIIYTYQYVREDVLRLYGFASRKERGLFELLLQVSGIGPKGALAILAAGAPAQVMQAIEEENDKFLVKFPGVGKKTARQMILDLKGKLQDIIGDSAGSSLDLKDEPINSMEEDELEEALEALRALGYGEKEIAKVKPKLKKENLSADEYVRKALQWMLA; encoded by the coding sequence TTGTATGAATTTCTTAGAGGATCGGTTGTGCATACGGAAAGAGAGACAATAACCTTAGAAGTAAATAATATTGGATATCTTATTTATTGTGCAAACCCGTTTGTTTTTGATAAAAAAGGCCAAGAGATCATTATTTATACATATCAATATGTTCGAGAAGATGTTTTGCGATTATATGGGTTTGCATCTAGAAAAGAAAGAGGATTATTTGAACTTCTTTTGCAAGTATCAGGAATTGGACCTAAAGGAGCGCTTGCAATTCTTGCAGCGGGAGCACCAGCTCAAGTAATGCAGGCAATTGAAGAAGAAAATGATAAATTTCTAGTTAAGTTTCCTGGAGTCGGTAAAAAAACAGCTAGACAAATGATACTCGACTTAAAAGGAAAACTGCAGGATATCATTGGAGATTCTGCTGGTTCCTCTTTAGATTTAAAGGATGAGCCAATAAACTCCATGGAAGAAGATGAATTAGAAGAAGCTTTAGAAGCACTAAGAGCCTTAGGCTATGGTGAAAAAGAAATCGCAAAAGTAAAACCAAAATTAAAAAAGGAAAATTTGAGTGCGGATGAATATGTGAGAAAAGCATTACAATGGATGCTTGCTTAA
- the ruvB gene encoding Holliday junction branch migration DNA helicase RuvB codes for MEERVVSQEAHGEEDIAESSIRPIDFSQYIGQEKVKENLEVFIEAAKIREECLDHVLLYGPPGLGKTTLAMIIANEMGVNIRTTSGPAVERPGDLAAVLTALEPGDVLFIDEIHRLPRSVEEVLYPAMEDFCIDIIIGKESTARSVRLDLPPFTLVGATTRAGMLSSPLRDRFGVHSRLEYYNETELAKIVNRSGELLGVQIEEDAALELARRSRGTPRIANRLLRRVRDFAQVKGSSKVSSSLADTALEKLQVDRLGLDEVDHKLLVSIIEKFRGGPVGVEALAATIGEEANTLEDVYEPYLMQIGFLVRTPRGRMVTAQVYEYLQMEVPDRG; via the coding sequence ATGGAAGAGCGCGTGGTTTCGCAGGAAGCTCACGGTGAAGAAGATATCGCAGAAAGCAGCATTAGACCGATAGATTTCTCTCAATACATTGGCCAGGAGAAAGTAAAAGAAAATCTTGAAGTCTTCATAGAAGCGGCAAAAATTCGTGAAGAGTGCCTTGATCATGTCCTTTTGTATGGACCCCCAGGACTTGGGAAAACAACCCTTGCAATGATTATTGCAAATGAAATGGGGGTAAACATCAGGACAACCTCAGGACCTGCCGTGGAACGTCCTGGTGATTTAGCAGCCGTGTTAACTGCACTAGAACCGGGCGATGTCTTATTTATAGATGAAATCCACCGTTTGCCTCGTTCTGTTGAAGAAGTATTATATCCAGCCATGGAGGATTTTTGTATAGACATAATTATTGGGAAAGAATCAACCGCAAGATCGGTTCGATTAGACCTTCCTCCTTTTACGCTTGTAGGAGCGACAACACGGGCTGGTATGCTGTCTTCCCCTTTAAGAGATCGTTTTGGGGTACATTCTAGACTCGAATATTACAATGAAACAGAACTCGCAAAAATTGTTAATCGCAGCGGTGAGTTATTGGGTGTTCAAATAGAGGAAGACGCAGCCCTAGAACTGGCAAGGCGGTCCAGAGGTACACCTAGAATTGCGAACCGTTTATTAAGAAGAGTCAGGGATTTTGCTCAAGTAAAAGGAAGCAGCAAAGTCTCTTCATCGCTGGCTGATACAGCCCTCGAAAAATTACAAGTTGATCGCCTTGGGTTAGATGAGGTTGATCATAAACTGCTTGTCAGCATTATAGAAAAATTTAGAGGAGGCCCTGTCGGTGTAGAAGCACTTGCGGCTACGATAGGTGAAGAAGCAAACACACTAGAAGACGTTTATGAACCGTACTTAATGCAGATAGGATTTTTAGTAAGAACTCCTCGAGGCCGCATGGTAACAGCACAAGTCTATGAGTATTTGCAAATGGAGGTGCCAGATCGTGGCTGA
- a CDS encoding DUF2905 domain-containing protein: MADFPKILIGLGIALILFGLIWQVGGKFISLGKLPGDIIIKKENSTFYFPIVTSIVISIVLSLVFYIIGRFR, encoded by the coding sequence GTGGCTGATTTTCCAAAAATATTGATCGGACTTGGTATTGCTCTCATCCTGTTTGGCCTCATTTGGCAGGTAGGAGGAAAGTTCATATCACTTGGTAAGTTGCCAGGTGATATTATAATAAAGAAAGAAAACTCTACATTTTATTTTCCGATCGTTACGTCCATCGTTATTAGCATCGTTCTTTCCCTTGTATTTTATATTATAGGTCGATTCCGTTAA
- the queA gene encoding tRNA preQ1(34) S-adenosylmethionine ribosyltransferase-isomerase QueA: MNVEDFNFTLPEELIAQIPLKKRDASRLMVLDPEAASYKHEMFPALLNYLKEGDCLVLNDTRVLPARLFGEKETGGQVEVLLLNQEQEDEWETLIKPAKRVKPGTKLSFGNGKLTAECTGILEHGGRMLRFEYEGVFLEILDELGEMPLPPYINEKLSDNDRYQTVYAKHDGSAAAPTAGLHFTEDLLHRIKKMGVHVTTVTLHVGLGTFRPVAAETIEDHHMHAEFFQISEGTAKLLNETKDNGNNIIAVGTTSARTLETVAQKEQGRFKKDSGWTDIFIYPGYCFQGIDALLTNFHLPKSTLVMLVSAMAGREFLLSSYQEAVKERYRFFSFGDAMLIMKGSHNKWRQ, translated from the coding sequence ATGAATGTGGAAGATTTTAATTTCACGCTGCCAGAAGAATTAATTGCTCAAATCCCCCTAAAAAAAAGAGATGCCTCCCGGTTAATGGTACTTGACCCGGAAGCGGCAAGTTACAAACATGAAATGTTTCCTGCTTTATTAAATTATCTTAAAGAAGGGGATTGTCTTGTTCTTAACGATACAAGAGTCCTCCCTGCCCGTTTGTTCGGAGAAAAAGAAACAGGTGGACAGGTAGAAGTGCTTCTTTTAAATCAAGAGCAAGAAGATGAATGGGAAACGTTAATAAAACCAGCTAAGCGAGTGAAACCTGGTACGAAACTTTCCTTTGGAAATGGTAAATTAACAGCAGAGTGTACAGGGATTTTAGAACATGGCGGGAGAATGCTCCGATTTGAATATGAAGGTGTATTTTTAGAAATACTCGATGAATTGGGAGAGATGCCGCTTCCTCCTTACATAAATGAAAAGCTTTCTGATAATGATAGGTATCAAACGGTTTATGCAAAACATGATGGCTCTGCTGCAGCTCCTACGGCCGGCTTGCATTTTACAGAGGATCTGCTGCATCGTATAAAAAAAATGGGTGTTCACGTCACTACAGTAACACTCCATGTAGGGTTAGGCACGTTTCGTCCGGTGGCTGCTGAAACTATAGAAGATCATCATATGCATGCAGAGTTTTTTCAAATAAGCGAAGGTACAGCTAAGCTATTAAACGAAACAAAAGACAACGGAAATAACATTATAGCAGTCGGCACAACTTCTGCGCGAACATTAGAGACAGTTGCCCAAAAGGAACAAGGTAGATTTAAAAAAGATTCGGGCTGGACGGATATTTTTATTTATCCTGGCTACTGTTTTCAAGGAATAGATGCGCTTCTTACCAATTTTCACCTGCCAAAGTCTACGCTTGTTATGCTTGTTAGCGCTATGGCAGGAAGAGAGTTTTTATTATCTTCATATCAAGAAGCAGTTAAAGAACGTTATCGTTTCTTTAGTTTTGGCGATGCTATGCTTATTATGAAAGGAAGTCACAACAAATGGCGGCAGTGA
- the tgt gene encoding tRNA guanosine(34) transglycosylase Tgt produces MAAVTYELIKTCKQSGARLGKIHTPHGTIDTPIFMPVGTLATVKTLSPEELNDMAAQIILSNTYHLWLRPGEDIIAEAGGLHSFMNWDKPILTDSGGYQVFSLSKLRDIKEEGVHFRNHISGEKLFLSPEKAMNIQNALGPDIMMAFDECPPYPAERDYMKASVERTTRWAERCLEAHQRPIDQALFGIVQGGEYEDLRKQSANDLISLDFPGYAVGGLSVGEPKNVMNEVLDFTTPLLPENKPRYLMGVGSADSLIDGAIRGIDMFDCVLPTRIARNGTCMTSRGRLVVRNAKYTRDFRPLDDHCDCYTCKNYSRAYIRHLVKCNETFGFRLTSYHNLYFLLKLMKQVREAIEDDRLLDFKEEFFEQYGFYSQNAKNF; encoded by the coding sequence ATGGCGGCAGTGACATATGAACTGATTAAAACATGTAAACAATCAGGAGCAAGATTAGGGAAAATCCACACCCCTCACGGTACAATTGACACTCCTATTTTCATGCCGGTAGGTACATTGGCTACAGTGAAAACGTTAAGTCCTGAAGAATTAAATGATATGGCAGCACAGATTATTTTAAGTAATACATATCACCTATGGCTTCGTCCTGGAGAAGATATCATTGCTGAAGCCGGCGGCCTTCATTCCTTTATGAATTGGGATAAGCCAATACTTACAGACTCAGGTGGTTATCAGGTTTTCAGCTTAAGTAAACTTCGAGATATTAAAGAAGAAGGGGTACATTTTAGAAATCATATCAGCGGCGAAAAACTATTTCTATCTCCTGAAAAAGCAATGAACATTCAAAATGCGCTTGGGCCTGATATCATGATGGCATTTGACGAATGTCCGCCATATCCTGCTGAAAGGGATTATATGAAAGCTTCGGTTGAACGTACTACAAGGTGGGCGGAACGTTGTTTAGAAGCTCATCAAAGACCAATTGATCAAGCTTTATTTGGGATTGTCCAAGGTGGAGAATATGAAGATTTGAGGAAACAATCTGCAAATGATTTGATTTCCTTAGACTTTCCGGGTTATGCTGTAGGCGGATTATCTGTAGGGGAACCTAAAAATGTTATGAATGAAGTATTGGACTTTACTACTCCGCTTTTACCAGAAAACAAGCCCCGCTACTTAATGGGAGTAGGTTCAGCAGATTCTCTAATTGATGGGGCAATTAGAGGAATAGACATGTTTGATTGCGTACTGCCAACTCGTATTGCTAGAAATGGTACATGCATGACCAGCAGAGGACGTCTTGTAGTACGAAATGCTAAATATACCCGGGATTTTCGCCCGCTTGATGACCATTGTGATTGTTATACATGTAAAAATTATTCGCGAGCTTATATTAGACATCTAGTTAAGTGCAATGAAACATTTGGTTTTAGATTAACTTCTTACCATAATCTTTATTTCCTGTTAAAATTAATGAAACAGGTTCGTGAAGCTATTGAAGATGACAGGCTGCTTGATTTTAAAGAAGAATTTTTTGAACAATACGGATTTTACAGCCAGAACGCTAAAAATTTTTAA
- the yajC gene encoding preprotein translocase subunit YajC: MEAIIMLVLMFAIFYFLLIRPQQKRQKQVREMHSNLQKGDRIVTIGGLHGTIDALDENKIVLLVENNQKLTFDRNSVRDVVNED; encoded by the coding sequence ATGGAAGCAATTATTATGCTGGTGCTCATGTTTGCTATTTTTTATTTCTTGCTGATCCGGCCGCAGCAAAAACGACAAAAACAGGTTCGGGAAATGCATTCCAACTTGCAAAAGGGAGACCGCATTGTCACCATTGGCGGTTTGCATGGGACAATTGATGCGTTAGACGAAAACAAAATTGTTCTTCTCGTTGAGAATAATCAAAAGCTAACTTTTGATCGCAATTCTGTACGAGATGTCGTTAATGAGGACTAA
- a CDS encoding TIGR04086 family membrane protein — protein sequence MERSSRFNAIGAGMVVIIGLLIGCSIIFSVMLRFTAISEGSIQWLLFILALISFGIGGFISGLRAKEKGMFTGILTAAGVLCIVVLFQYLGYDSSLSSMQAVFFSSFLASSAIGGAIGVNAVSL from the coding sequence ATGGAGCGTTCTAGCCGTTTCAATGCAATAGGGGCAGGTATGGTTGTCATTATCGGGCTGCTTATTGGCTGCAGCATCATCTTTTCTGTAATGCTTCGATTCACAGCTATATCTGAAGGATCGATCCAATGGTTATTATTTATATTGGCTCTCATCAGTTTTGGAATAGGAGGATTTATTTCAGGACTGCGGGCAAAGGAAAAGGGGATGTTCACTGGCATCTTAACAGCTGCAGGAGTCTTATGTATTGTCGTATTATTTCAATATCTTGGGTATGACAGTTCTTTATCAAGTATGCAAGCCGTTTTTTTCTCTAGTTTTCTCGCTTCTTCCGCAATCGGAGGGGCGATTGGCGTAAACGCTGTTTCCCTTTAA
- a CDS encoding ArsB/NhaD family transporter, with product MEEVALALLIFMISYFFLITEKGDRALVACAGGLLMVICGVLDLGLVFFRYIDWHTIALLLSMMIIVSISSQSGMFQFAAVRTAQLVKGRPLPLLVLLSFLTAVGSAFLNNVTTVLLITPVVFTLTNMLRLKTLPFLMAIIISSNIGGTATLIGDPPNLMIGQAAKDLSFNDFLVHLGPPSVIIFIFAMTGLALYYKNVLKRKNSQEARQSLMDLTAADFITSKSLLKKSVWVLVLTISAFLLQPLIKVELTAIAMGGALFLMFLTQKEANPEAIFKQMEWTTIFFFAGLFMLVGGLEETGLLEELARGIIFMTEGNMTKTSLSLLWISGIVSGFVDNIPFVAAMIPVVLELEGYGMGDLEPVWWALALGACLGGNATLIGATANVIVAGLASKQGKGFSYLDFFKIGAPTALVSLIVSTLYVYLRYLLLY from the coding sequence GTGGAAGAAGTAGCACTTGCTCTTTTAATATTCATGATTAGTTATTTTTTTCTTATTACCGAAAAAGGCGACCGTGCTCTAGTAGCATGTGCAGGCGGCCTGCTTATGGTTATTTGCGGAGTGCTTGATCTAGGTCTTGTTTTCTTTCGGTACATAGATTGGCACACGATTGCCTTATTATTATCTATGATGATCATTGTATCTATAAGCAGTCAGAGTGGAATGTTTCAATTTGCGGCTGTAAGGACAGCACAACTAGTAAAAGGAAGGCCTTTACCTCTCCTTGTATTACTATCTTTCTTGACAGCCGTGGGCTCTGCATTTCTTAATAATGTTACAACCGTTCTGCTCATTACACCTGTGGTGTTCACATTAACGAACATGCTGCGTTTAAAAACACTTCCTTTTCTTATGGCTATTATTATTTCATCAAACATAGGTGGAACGGCTACATTAATTGGAGACCCGCCAAATTTAATGATTGGACAGGCAGCAAAAGATTTATCATTTAATGATTTTTTGGTGCATCTAGGACCTCCTTCAGTCATAATTTTTATATTTGCTATGACTGGACTCGCCCTATATTACAAAAACGTGTTGAAACGAAAAAACAGTCAGGAAGCAAGGCAGAGTTTAATGGATCTTACAGCAGCCGATTTTATTACGAGCAAATCGTTGTTAAAAAAATCGGTATGGGTACTGGTTTTGACGATATCAGCTTTTTTGCTTCAGCCTTTGATTAAAGTAGAATTAACAGCGATAGCGATGGGCGGAGCCCTCTTTTTAATGTTTTTAACACAAAAAGAAGCAAACCCTGAAGCTATCTTTAAACAAATGGAATGGACGACCATTTTCTTTTTTGCAGGGCTGTTTATGCTCGTAGGAGGTCTTGAAGAAACTGGTTTATTAGAAGAATTAGCTAGAGGCATAATATTTATGACAGAAGGAAATATGACAAAGACATCTCTATCATTGTTATGGATCTCTGGAATCGTATCAGGTTTTGTAGATAATATTCCGTTTGTAGCAGCAATGATTCCTGTGGTACTGGAATTAGAAGGTTATGGAATGGGAGATCTTGAGCCAGTGTGGTGGGCATTAGCGCTTGGAGCATGCCTAGGAGGAAATGCTACTCTCATTGGGGCAACAGCTAATGTTATTGTTGCAGGTTTGGCTTCCAAACAAGGAAAGGGTTTCAGTTACCTTGATTTTTTTAAGATCGGCGCACCGACGGCTCTTGTTTCATTGATTGTTTCCACCCTTTACGTATATTTGCGTTATCTATTGCTTTACTAA
- a CDS encoding DUF421 domain-containing protein: MEVLTIVLRTIVVYLFLLIILRVMGKREIGELSVLDFVVSIMIAELAVVSIDNVNVPVIEAFTPIIVLSIIQIVLAYLSLKSPKLRHLIDGKPVVLIKDGKINEKEMKKQRYNFDDLLMQIREKDIKDVSNVEFAILEPSGDLSVFEKQNEEDEQEYTYPIPLVIDGEIQIEQLGMAKKDELWLRRELRKAGIDNLKAVSYCVLQESGILYIDLKEE; the protein is encoded by the coding sequence GTGGAGGTCTTGACTATTGTGCTGCGCACCATCGTCGTATATTTGTTCTTATTGATCATTTTGCGAGTGATGGGGAAAAGAGAAATCGGGGAACTGTCTGTTTTAGATTTTGTAGTATCTATTATGATTGCTGAACTTGCTGTCGTATCAATAGATAATGTCAATGTACCAGTTATTGAAGCGTTTACTCCTATAATTGTACTCTCTATCATTCAAATAGTATTGGCGTATTTATCTTTAAAAAGTCCAAAACTGCGGCACCTTATTGATGGAAAACCTGTCGTTTTAATCAAGGACGGAAAAATAAATGAAAAAGAGATGAAAAAACAACGATACAACTTTGATGATTTGCTCATGCAAATTAGAGAGAAAGATATAAAAGATGTGTCAAACGTAGAATTTGCTATACTAGAGCCTTCAGGTGATTTGTCTGTGTTTGAAAAACAAAACGAAGAAGATGAACAGGAATACACCTATCCGATCCCCTTAGTTATTGACGGTGAAATTCAAATTGAGCAGTTGGGAATGGCAAAAAAAGATGAACTATGGCTTCGAAGAGAATTACGAAAGGCTGGAATTGACAATTTAAAGGCCGTCTCTTATTGCGTATTGCAGGAAAGTGGGATATTATATATAGATTTAAAAGAAGAGTAG
- the spoVB gene encoding stage V sporulation protein B, which produces MKQTFIQGTIILIIAGLVTRILGFINRIITAKILGAEGVGLYMMAFPSLLLIITLTQLGLPVAISKLIAEADIQNDTRKMKKVLVVSLCVTGTLSVLFTIALLTAAPFFAKYFLTDDRALYPLIAITPIIPIVAVSAVLRGYFQGRQNMKPTAISQVLEQTVRISLVAVCTKALLPYGLEYAAAGAMLSVVAGELVSLLYMMKCFKSNKPLKVRSQFLEALKESKNTFHNLMAIALPATGSRMIGSISLFFEPIIIAQSLALAGVATAAATAQYGELSGFVIPLLFLPTFITYSFSVTLVPAVSEAAANNNYAVIQNRLRQTLRTALLAGVFSSLFLYVFAELVMTVMYDAPHTAYYIKILAPFSIFLYLQGPLQAVLQGLNLARSAMINTLVGAVIKMAALFVLTSQPELGIKGAALAVAINMMLVTLLHLYVVSKTVGFIFEAGYCFLVILTALSSVIGTQIIINHFLEEQTTFIQTAAAALLSAGLYFILLFSAGIIKWNQLKKLVPKV; this is translated from the coding sequence ATGAAACAAACCTTTATTCAAGGAACGATAATATTAATTATTGCTGGTTTAGTTACTCGCATTCTTGGATTTATAAATAGAATAATCACTGCTAAGATATTAGGAGCTGAAGGTGTAGGCCTGTATATGATGGCTTTTCCGTCTCTTTTACTTATTATTACCTTAACACAATTAGGCCTTCCTGTTGCGATATCTAAATTAATTGCAGAAGCAGATATTCAAAATGACACCCGGAAAATGAAAAAAGTACTTGTAGTGTCTCTTTGTGTTACAGGGACTTTAAGTGTTCTCTTCACTATCGCTTTACTAACAGCAGCGCCTTTCTTTGCAAAATATTTCTTAACAGACGATCGCGCCCTTTATCCCTTAATTGCTATTACTCCTATCATCCCTATTGTAGCTGTTTCTGCAGTATTGAGAGGATACTTTCAAGGCAGACAGAATATGAAACCGACAGCCATTTCACAAGTATTAGAACAAACAGTGCGTATTTCCCTGGTAGCCGTATGTACGAAAGCATTACTCCCCTATGGGCTAGAATATGCTGCAGCTGGCGCAATGCTTTCTGTAGTGGCAGGAGAACTTGTTTCGTTACTGTATATGATGAAATGTTTTAAAAGCAATAAACCGTTAAAAGTAAGAAGCCAATTTCTAGAGGCTCTTAAAGAAAGTAAGAATACTTTTCATAATTTAATGGCTATTGCTTTACCAGCTACTGGAAGCCGTATGATCGGATCTATATCATTGTTTTTTGAACCGATCATCATTGCTCAAAGTCTTGCCCTCGCCGGGGTAGCTACGGCTGCAGCAACAGCTCAATACGGTGAATTAAGCGGGTTTGTGATACCTCTTTTGTTTTTACCTACTTTTATTACTTATTCTTTTTCTGTAACATTAGTTCCTGCTGTAAGCGAAGCTGCAGCTAATAATAATTATGCAGTTATTCAAAACAGGCTCCGCCAAACGCTTAGGACAGCGTTATTAGCTGGGGTGTTTTCATCTCTCTTTTTATATGTCTTTGCAGAATTAGTAATGACAGTCATGTATGATGCCCCGCATACAGCATATTATATTAAAATCCTGGCTCCATTCAGCATTTTTCTATACTTGCAAGGCCCTCTTCAAGCTGTTTTACAAGGTCTTAACCTTGCAAGGTCTGCGATGATAAACACGTTAGTTGGTGCTGTTATTAAAATGGCTGCTCTTTTCGTTCTTACATCACAGCCTGAACTGGGCATTAAGGGTGCTGCTTTAGCTGTTGCTATTAATATGATGCTGGTTACACTGCTTCATCTTTATGTGGTCTCTAAAACTGTAGGTTTTATTTTTGAAGCTGGGTATTGTTTTTTGGTTATTCTAACAGCTCTTTCATCTGTAATAGGTACACAAATAATTATTAACCATTTTTTGGAAGAACAAACGACTTTTATACAAACCGCAGCTGCAGCATTGCTGTCTGCAGGACTGTATTTTATTCTTTTATTCTCAGCTGGAATAATAAAATGGAACCAGCTTAAAAAGCTCGTTCCTAAAGTATAG
- a CDS encoding post-transcriptional regulator: MCEQQFEVWKSDAEPALRSKVEEFQLMGYNHADKDEVWKCVIEKLKKKKDYVRFHVLINSILTLRLSEYMNRLTISAYKESRTSNLNNLMNEIENHNSNKRHLT; this comes from the coding sequence ATGTGTGAGCAGCAATTCGAAGTTTGGAAATCAGACGCTGAACCGGCTTTAAGAAGTAAAGTTGAGGAGTTTCAGCTGATGGGCTACAATCATGCAGATAAGGATGAAGTGTGGAAGTGTGTTATTGAAAAATTAAAAAAGAAAAAAGATTATGTACGCTTTCATGTACTTATCAATTCAATATTAACGTTAAGACTTAGTGAATACATGAACAGATTAACGATTTCTGCTTATAAGGAAAGCCGCACCTCAAATTTAAACAACTTAATGAATGAAATTGAAAACCATAATTCAAATAAACGTCATTTGACATGA
- the secD gene encoding protein translocase subunit SecD, which translates to MVKKSRIVAFFVIIALLGGIISQTVMDTAKGINLGLDLQGGFEILYEVNPAEDGSEITEETLQATVSALNQRVNVLGVSEPNISIEGEDRIRVQLAGVEDQQTARELLATEADLSFRDVDDNERLSGEDLEENGASVGFDQSNQPVVTVTLRDGNAFGEVTEDILNDYSPPNNRLVIWLDYEEGDSFAEEYQQEEPKYLSAPAVNQPLYHKNIQIEGNFELEEAEFLAEVLNSGSLPVELEEIYSNAVGASLGEDAMEKTIFAGFIGIGLILAYMMIYYRFMGVVAAITLSAYIYIVLTIFNWMEGVLTLPGIAALILGVGMAVDANIITYERIKEEIRSGRSIMSAFKSGSRRSLSTILDANITTILAAGVLFYYGTSSVQGFAVMLIVSILTSFLTAVYGSRLLLGLWVKSRIFNKKPRVFGVKESEINEL; encoded by the coding sequence ATGGTGAAAAAATCGAGAATTGTGGCTTTTTTTGTGATAATTGCCCTTTTGGGTGGAATCATTTCACAAACTGTCATGGACACCGCAAAAGGAATTAATTTAGGGTTGGATTTACAAGGTGGTTTTGAAATCTTATATGAAGTGAATCCAGCAGAAGATGGATCAGAAATTACAGAAGAAACGTTACAGGCAACAGTAAGCGCCTTAAATCAGAGAGTTAACGTGCTGGGGGTTTCAGAACCGAATATTTCCATTGAAGGAGAAGATCGGATTAGAGTACAGCTTGCCGGTGTAGAAGATCAGCAGACAGCTCGTGAACTGCTGGCTACAGAAGCTGACTTAAGCTTTAGGGATGTAGATGACAATGAACGTCTTTCTGGTGAAGATCTTGAAGAGAACGGAGCAAGCGTAGGCTTTGATCAATCTAATCAACCGGTTGTAACGGTAACGTTAAGAGATGGAAATGCTTTTGGGGAAGTAACGGAAGACATTCTTAATGATTATAGTCCTCCTAACAATCGTCTTGTCATTTGGCTGGATTATGAAGAAGGAGACTCCTTTGCAGAAGAATACCAACAAGAGGAACCTAAATACTTATCAGCCCCGGCTGTGAACCAGCCTCTTTATCATAAAAATATACAAATAGAAGGTAATTTTGAATTAGAAGAAGCAGAGTTTTTAGCAGAAGTACTTAATTCCGGTTCTCTACCAGTAGAGCTTGAAGAAATTTACTCCAATGCTGTTGGTGCTTCTCTTGGGGAAGATGCGATGGAAAAAACAATATTTGCTGGTTTCATTGGTATAGGCCTTATATTGGCGTATATGATGATATACTATCGTTTTATGGGAGTGGTTGCAGCAATCACCCTCAGTGCTTATATTTATATTGTCCTTACGATATTTAATTGGATGGAAGGCGTGTTGACACTCCCAGGTATTGCTGCTCTCATTTTAGGGGTAGGTATGGCAGTGGATGCTAATATCATTACATATGAAAGAATAAAAGAAGAGATTAGGTCTGGAAGATCTATTATGTCAGCATTCAAATCAGGTTCTAGAAGATCGCTTTCAACTATTCTAGATGCTAACATTACAACGATTCTTGCGGCAGGAGTCCTGTTCTATTACGGAACCAGTTCTGTGCAAGGTTTTGCGGTTATGCTTATCGTTAGTATATTAACAAGTTTTTTAACGGCTGTTTATGGTTCCAGGCTGCTTTTGGGATTATGGGTGAAAAGCAGAATATTTAACAAGAAGCCGCGTGTTTTTGGAGTGAAGGAGAGTGAAATCAATGAACTTTAA